The Mesorhizobium loti genome includes a region encoding these proteins:
- a CDS encoding aspartate aminotransferase family protein: MSNLSLRERDAATIAQIGKLRFSPLSVIGGRGNRLIEEGGRSLLDLSGSAGPAVLGYGHPAVVEAVETSIRNMAGASLLLYPNEPAVSLAERLLAITPGEGERRVWFGHSGSDANDCAVRVLQAATGRSRFISFIGSYHGNLSGSMGISGHTAMTHTLPRPGVLLLPYPDPYRPNFSAKDVLALLDYQFETTCPPHQVAAVFIEPLMSDGGLIVPPPGFLKALQERCRKHGIKIVVDEVKVGLARSGLMHCFQHERLTPDLVVFGKGIGGGLPLSAVIGPKEIMDHAPAFALQTTAGNPVATSAGNAVLKTIETEGLVERSARIGTLFSDALRALAARHEIIGDVRGRGLAIGVDLVKNRATREPVPATTTAKIIYRGYELGAAFTYVGLKANVLEFMPPLTLTQDEVAEGVAIVDQAIADVNAGKVSDADVASFMMW; this comes from the coding sequence GTGAGCAATCTCAGCCTGCGCGAGCGTGACGCGGCGACGATCGCCCAGATCGGCAAGCTGCGTTTCTCGCCGCTCAGCGTCATCGGCGGTCGGGGCAACCGGCTGATCGAGGAAGGCGGCCGCTCCTTGCTCGACCTGTCGGGATCGGCCGGTCCGGCGGTGCTCGGCTACGGCCATCCGGCTGTCGTCGAGGCGGTCGAGACGTCGATCCGCAACATGGCAGGCGCCAGCCTGCTGCTCTACCCGAACGAGCCCGCCGTATCGCTGGCAGAGCGGTTGCTGGCGATCACTCCGGGAGAAGGCGAACGGCGCGTCTGGTTCGGCCATTCCGGGTCGGATGCCAATGACTGCGCGGTGCGCGTGCTGCAGGCGGCCACGGGCCGCTCGCGCTTCATCTCGTTCATCGGTTCCTATCACGGCAACCTCTCGGGCTCGATGGGCATCAGCGGCCATACCGCCATGACCCACACACTGCCGCGGCCGGGTGTGCTTCTGCTGCCCTACCCCGATCCTTACCGGCCGAACTTCAGCGCCAAGGATGTGCTGGCCCTGCTCGACTACCAGTTCGAGACCACATGCCCGCCGCATCAGGTCGCGGCGGTGTTCATCGAGCCGCTGATGTCGGATGGCGGACTTATCGTGCCGCCACCCGGCTTCCTCAAGGCGCTGCAGGAGCGTTGCCGCAAGCACGGCATCAAGATTGTCGTCGATGAGGTCAAGGTCGGGCTCGCCCGCAGTGGTCTGATGCACTGCTTTCAGCACGAAAGATTGACGCCGGACCTCGTCGTCTTCGGCAAAGGCATCGGCGGCGGCCTGCCGCTGTCAGCCGTGATCGGACCAAAGGAAATCATGGACCATGCACCGGCCTTCGCGCTGCAGACGACCGCAGGCAACCCGGTGGCGACATCGGCCGGCAACGCGGTGCTGAAGACCATCGAGACGGAAGGCCTGGTCGAGCGCTCGGCGCGGATCGGTACGCTGTTTTCCGATGCACTGCGGGCACTCGCCGCCAGGCACGAGATCATCGGTGACGTGCGCGGGCGCGGCCTTGCCATCGGCGTCGACCTGGTCAAGAACCGCGCGACGCGCGAGCCCGTTCCAGCCACGACCACGGCCAAGATCATCTACCGCGGCTACGAACTGGGCGCGGCCTTCACCTATGTCGGGCTGAAGGCGAATGTGCTGGAATTCATGCCGCCGCTGACGCTGACGCAGGACGAGGTGGCCGAGGGTGTGGCGATCGTCGACCAGGCAATCGCTGATGTGAATGCCGGCAAGGTCTCGGACGCAGACGTCGCCTCCTTCATGATGTGGTGA
- a CDS encoding NADP-dependent oxidoreductase, with protein sequence MPIQTNTRIVLAARPQGRPKPGDFRIETAEIVQPGEGELLLQILYLSLDPYMRGRMNATKSYAKPVDVDGVMEGGTVARVVKSRHANFAEGDIVLSHSGWQSFALSDGVGLRKLDPAAAPVTTALGVLGMPGFTAYAGLLTIGQPKPGETVVVAAASGAVGSAVGQIARIKGARAVGIAGGAEKCAFVRDELGFDAVVDHRADDFAEQLKAACPDGIDIYFENVGGPIWDAVFPLLNEFARVPVCGLIAQYNAMADAGIDRLPTLMQQVLHRSLTIRGFIQREFVDQRPAFYREMADWIASGRVRYREDIVDGIENAPQAFLGLLDGKNFGKLIVRVAG encoded by the coding sequence ATGCCGATCCAGACCAACACCCGAATCGTGCTCGCGGCGCGACCGCAAGGCCGGCCGAAGCCAGGCGACTTCCGCATCGAGACCGCTGAAATTGTCCAGCCGGGGGAGGGCGAACTGCTGCTGCAGATCCTTTACCTGTCGCTCGATCCCTATATGCGCGGGCGCATGAACGCCACGAAATCCTATGCCAAGCCGGTCGATGTCGACGGCGTGATGGAAGGCGGCACCGTCGCGCGTGTCGTCAAATCCCGCCATGCCAACTTCGCCGAGGGCGACATCGTCCTGTCCCATTCGGGATGGCAGAGTTTTGCACTGTCCGACGGTGTCGGGCTGCGCAAGCTGGACCCTGCGGCCGCACCCGTCACGACGGCGCTTGGCGTGCTCGGGATGCCGGGCTTCACAGCCTATGCCGGCCTGCTCACCATCGGACAGCCGAAGCCTGGCGAGACGGTCGTGGTGGCGGCGGCCAGCGGCGCGGTCGGGTCGGCTGTCGGCCAGATCGCGCGCATCAAGGGGGCGCGTGCCGTCGGCATCGCCGGCGGTGCCGAAAAATGCGCCTTCGTGCGAGACGAACTCGGCTTCGACGCGGTCGTCGATCACCGTGCCGATGACTTTGCCGAGCAGTTGAAGGCAGCCTGCCCTGATGGCATCGACATCTATTTCGAGAATGTCGGCGGTCCCATCTGGGACGCGGTGTTTCCCCTGCTGAACGAGTTTGCGCGTGTGCCGGTCTGCGGGCTGATCGCGCAATACAACGCCATGGCTGATGCCGGCATCGACCGGCTGCCGACATTGATGCAGCAAGTGCTGCACCGCAGCCTGACGATCAGGGGTTTCATCCAGCGTGAATTTGTCGACCAGCGGCCGGCCTTCTATCGTGAGATGGCCGACTGGATCGCGTCCGGCCGCGTCCGCTACAGGGAAGATATCGTGGATGGCATCGAGAATGCGCCACAGGCCTTCCTGGGCCTTCTCGATGGCAAGAATTTCGGCAAGCTCATCGTGCGCGTCGCAGGATAA